The Sandaracinus amylolyticus genomic interval ACCGCTCTTCATCGCCGCGCCGTCGACGCGATCGACGATCATCTCGGTGCTGCGCTGGTGGAACGTGATCGCGAGGCAGCTCTCCGCCATGCCGTAGCTCGGCAGGAGCGCGTGGCTCTTGAACCCCGCCGGGCGGAACTTCTCGGCGAACTCGATCAGCGTGCGCGCGCGGATCGGCTCGGCGCCGCAGCCCGCGACACGCAGGCTCGAGAGGTCGAGCGCCGCGAGGTCCTTCTCGTTGCAGCGCTTCGTGACGAGCTGGTACGCGAAGTTCGGCGCGTACGTGATCGTGCCGCGGTGCTTCGTGATGAGCTCGAGCCACATGCGCGGCATGCGCGCGAACGTCGGCGTGGGCATCAGCACGACGGGCAGATCGACGATCAGCGTGCCGAGCACGAAGCCGATCAGGCCCATGTCGTGGAAGAGCGGCAGCCACGAGACCCCGACGTCGTCCGGCGTGCGCGCCAGGCCGTGGGGCCCGAGGAACGACGTCGTGTTCGCGACGAGGTTGTGGTGCTTCACCATCACGCCCTTCGGGCGGTTGGTGGATCCACTCGTGAACTGGAGGAAGCAGAGATCGTCGGGCGTGACGACCGGCGGCGCGAAGGGCGGCGCCTGCCCGGTGAACCCGGTCTCGGTGTCGAGGATCGGCAGGTTCTCGAGCCCCTCGCGGCCGCGCAGCTGATCCACGATGTCGCGGTTCTGCTGCATGCAGATGACGGCCTTCGCGTGCGAGGCCTTCACGATGTGCTCGAGCGTGTCGACGTACTGATCCGCGCCCTTGAACGACGCGCGCGGGAAGATCGGCACCGGGACGAACCCACCGACGCTCGCGCCGAGGAAGCTCAGCACGAACTCGTGGTTCTCGGGGAGCACGAGCGCGACGCAGTCGCCTTTCCGCATGCCCAGCGCGGCGAGGAACGCGGCCCGACGGTGGGCCTCGGCGCGCATCGCCTCGTACGGGAAGTAACGCTCCTGGCGATCGGCTCCGTAGAACCGGAAGCCGCGCGCCTCGCCGCCCGGCAGGCGGTCGAGCGCTTCGACGAGCGTCGAGGGATAGGCCGTCATGGGCGCGCGCTTTCTATGGGGCGGTGAAGAGGCTGTCAAGGAGCGACGGAGGCCGAAATGCCCGGCAATTCCGGCCGTTCGGCCGAAGCCGAGAGCTCGACGCCCGGGCTCGTGACGACCTCGCGCTGCGGCGTGCGCGCGTGCACGAGCCGAGCGAACGCGAGCAGCCGTCGATGCAGCTCCTCGGGGTGATCCATGTGCGGCGTGTGCCCGTAGTGCTCGACGACCTGCAGCTTCGCGTGGGCGGGCAGGTGCCGGCGGAAGAAGTCGAGGTGCGTCGGGTGCAGGATGCGGTCGGCGGCGCCCCAGACGACCTGGATCGGCATGCGGAGGCGACCGAGCTCGCGCGGGCAGAGGAGATCCTCGGGCTTCACGCGCTCGAGCAGGTCGCGCAGGCCGGGGCGGCCGAACTGCTTGCGCGTGCCCCACGCGAGCACCTGGCGCATCGGGTGCGGCTTCGCGAAGAGGCGGTCGACGAAGTCGAGCGCCTCGTCGTGGGTGCGCAGGCGGAAACGATCGACGAACGCGCCGAGCTCGGCGGCGTCCATCGGCGCGCCGCCGGGGGCGACGAGGAAGAGGCCGCGCACCTTCTCGGGGCGGTCGATCGCGAGGGTGAGCGCGGCCGCGCCGCCGAGCGAGTTGCCGAAGACGATGCAGGGCTCGTCGACGATGCGGTCGATCGTCTCGAGCAGCGCGCTGCGGCACGCGCTCTCGCAGAGGCCCGCCGCGGGCATGTCGCTGAGGCCGTGGCCGAGCATGTCGGGCGCGACGATGCGTCGCGCGTGCGGGCGCATCCGCAGCATGACGCCGTCGTAGAGGTGGCCGGCGGCGGAGAACCCGTGGAGCACGAGGAGCGGCGGCAGCGAGCCGCGGCCGGCGGCCTCCAGCACGTGCACGTGGCCGGCGCTCGTACGGACTCGGCGGCTCGTGAAGCCGCGGAGCTGGAGCTGGCCGACGAGGAAGCGATCCGAGAGCTGCATGAACCTGTGCGGCACGATGGCACGACGATGATACACGTCGCGTGCCGAGCGGAATTCATGATGTTTCGGGCCTGAGAGCCGCGCCGGAGCGCGTGGCTCGCTACGCACTGCGTCGAGCGCTTCGCGGAGAACGACGGGGTTGATGTGGGCTGCTCGATCGCCGAAGGTCGAGGCCATGCGTCTTCGAGCCGTGTCGTCGTTCGTCGTTCTGGCCAGCTTGGTGTGGACCGTCGCCGCGGGCTGGGCGACGCGCGCGGACGCGAGATGCGCGCCGCAGGGGCTGGCGCCGCGCGTGCTCACGCCGGTCACCGCGAGCCTTCCGCGCGACGGTGGCGGCATCGTCGTGGCGATGGTCGGCTCGAGCAGCGGCGAGAACGTGGCGATGCCGAGCGGGGTCCAGCTCGTGCGCGGGCGCCGGACGCAGGATCTGGTGGCGCGCGAGCTCGCGCCGGGGCTCGTGCGGTTCGCGGCCGCGACGCGGCTGACGCCGGGCACGTTCAGCGCGCCGGCGCTGGGCGCGACGAGCTCGATCGCGGTGGGGCGCTCGCCGCTGCCGGGCGTGCCGACGCGGCCCTCGGTGAGCGAGCTGCGACGGGTCGCGGCGACGGGGATGTCGTCGCGCCGCACGCCGCGCACGGAGGTTCGCGCGACGCTGGAATTCCCGGTGCCGGCGGGGATCGTCGCGATCGTCGTCGCGTGGGGCGAGGATGGCGCGCCCGCGGCGTGGCAGCCGGCCATCGAGGGGCAGCGCGAGGTCGTCGTGTGGAGCGAGCCGGCGCGGTGCGCGAGCGCGCCCGAGGGGACCGTCGCGCCGCCGGAGGGCGAGGGCGCGAGCGGGCGCATCGCGTTCGTCGACGCGTACGGACAGGTCTCGCCGTTCTCGGCGGCCGTGCCGCTCCGTTGATCAGCGCGACACGCGCAGCGTGATCGACGCGGTCGCGGCGGGCGGCGCGTCGCGCAGGGTGAAGCGGGCGCGCGAGGGGCCGAGGATCGCGACGAGGCCGCGCGCGCGGTGGGCGCGCTGGAGCGCGATCCCGGCGCGCTCGGTCCGCGCGGGACGCGCGACGATCTCCACGCGCAGGCTGCGATCCGCGAGCAGGAGATCGGCGATCGCTCGGATCTGCGCGCGATCGACCGAGGACTCGACCGCGCCGTCGTGCGGGAACTCGATGCGCAGCGCGACGCCTCGCGCGAGCTCGGGTGGGATCGTGGGAGGCTCGTGCTCGATGCGCGGAGCGCTCCGCGGCCTCGCGATCGGCGTCGTGGAGGCGAGCTCGGGCGAGGCGCTCTCGACGGGCGTCTCCGCGCCGAGCAGCGACGCGAGCATGCGCTCCCGCGCGCGGTACGACGCGGCGTAGCGATCACAACGCGGGCCGCACGCCGCGCGCGCGATCCGGGCGAGCTCGGCACGCAGCGAGAGCGGGCGCACCATCGCGCTCGTGGGGTCGCTCCACCACGCGCGCTGCGGGGTCGCGATCCAGTACGCGTCGCTCGCGATCGACGCGACCTCGAGGCGGCCGTGATCGCTGCGACGCGTGCGCACTCGCGCCACGATCGCGTCGCGCACGGAGGGCTCGGGCGCGTGCACGCGATCGTCGTCGACGTCCATGACGGCGACGAGATTGCCGAGGGACCAGAGCACGGGAACGACACGCCCGTCGCTCGTCGTGATCCGACCCGCGGGCGCGGGCTGGTGCGGGCCGTGCGCGTACACGAGATCGGCACCGGCGTCGGCCGCGACGCGCGCGAAGCGCTGCATCGTGCGGGTGGGGCGATCGTCGAGCGGGCTCGTCCAGTGCAGGCTCACGACGACGAAGTCGGCATCGCGCCGCGCCGCGCGCACCGATGCATCGATGCGCTCGTCGCTCGCGATCGCGATGCGCGGCGCGTCGGGATCTCCGTCGCGCACGCGCCGGTTCGTGCCCTCGCTGAACGCCGCGATCGCGATGCGATGTCCCCGCGCGTCGAGCACGATCGCGCGCGCTGCGTCGTCGAGATCGCGCCCTGCGCCGATCGCGGGGAGCCGAGCGCGCGCGGTGTGCTCGAGCGTGCTCGCGAGGCCGGCGACGCCCTGATCGTACGCGTGGTTGTTCGCCACGGTGAGCGCGTCGACGCCCGCTTGCGCGAGCGCGTCGAGCAGCTCGGGCGGTGCGGCGAACGTGGGCGCGTCGTGCTCGGGGCCGCGCTCGTGGGTGCGCGGTCCGACCGGCGTCTCGAGGTTCACGATCGCGAGGTCCGCGCGCGACAGCGCGGGCGTCGTCTCGGCGAGGAGCTCGCGCAGCGCGGGCCCGGGCGCGTCGCCGAAGAAGCGCTCGATCGCGTAGGTGATGTGGCCGTCGAAGATGACGTCGCCGCCCAGCGCGAGCTCGGGGCCGTCCGCGTCCTGCGCGCGCACCGGCGCGAGCGCGAGCACGAGCGCGGCGAGGACGACGGCGCGGCAGGCGAGGGCACGCACGCCGCGACGGTACACCGAGCCGAGCCCTCTTCCGCGCGGAGAGCGAGCCACCCTATGCTCGCGCGCGCGAGGTGGTATCGATGTCGTGCTCGAGGAGCGTCGCGGTGTGCGCGATCGTGCTCGTGGTGGTGATGACGGGCTGCGAGGGATCGGTCGACGACGATCGGCCGCGCGTGTCGCTCGACGGAGCGATGGGAGGCGCGGACGCGGGCCCAGCGACCGGCGACGAGTGCGAGACGCTCGGCGAGATCGGCGCGTGCAACGGGACGACGGCGCGCTGGTGCGAGGGTGGCGCCGTGCGCGAAGAGCGCTGCGCGGACGACGCGCGCGTGTGCGGCGTCGTCGCGGGCCGACATCGCTGCACGGACCCGCCGCCGCCGGAGTGCGGCGATCCGATCGAGCAGGAGCAGCTGCGGATCACGAACGAGGAGCGCACGCGCGCGGGGCTCTCACCGCTGGAGTGCGATCCCGGGCTGACGCGCGCGGCGCGCCTGCACTCGCAGGACATGTGCGATCAGGGCTACTTCGAGCACGACTCGCTCGACGGGCGCACGTTCCGCGATCGCATCGACGCGCAGGGCGTCTCCTGGCGCGCGATCGGCGAGAACATCGCGCGAGGCCAGCCGACGCCGCAGGCGGTGCACGATGCGTGGATGGACAGCTCGGGCCACCGCGCGAACATCCTCGGCGAGCAGTTCGGCCGCATCGGGATCGGGCACGTCGCGTGCGGCGGCAACGGGCCGTACTGGACGCAGGACTTCGCCGACTGAGATCAGCCGTCGAGGCCCGCGGCAGCGAGATCGTCTCGCGTGAGCGCGCCACACGCGAGACCGCGCGCGAAGAACCCTCGCAGGCCGCGCCCGGTGGCCGCATCGTCGAACGTCGCGCCGACGCGCGTCGCGCGCTCTCGCTCGGCGCGGAAGTTCGCCATGCGCGCCGTCGCGTCCGCGAGCGAGCCCAGGAAGAACCCGTGCAGCGCGCCGAGCCGCGCGACGATCTGCGCGGGATGGAGATCCCAGCCCTGCCACACGCCGAGCGCGATCGCCTCGCGCACGTGCTCCGCGTGCTCGCGCCAGCCTCCGTGCACCGCGGCGCGTGCGTCGTCGTGGCTTGCGTTCTTGGGCGCGAGCGGGAGCCGCGTGGTCGCGCCGTCGGAGACGTGCACGTCGCGGCCCGCGAGCGCGAGCTGCGCGCGCAGGAGCGCGTCGACGCAGATCGGGTGGTGCAGCGTCTGGTGCGGCGCGGGCACGTCGATCGACGCCGAGAGATCGTACGCGCCGAGGTGCACGCCGGAGAGCCGACCGTCACATGCGTCGGGCCATCGCGAGAGCGGGCACGCGCCGCGCGCGTCGAGCAGCGCACGCGGCGTCTCCATCATCGCCTCGATCGTGATCGCGCCGCGCGCGAGGCCGAGCTGCGCCTCGAGGCGATCGAGCGCGCGCGCGAGCAGACGCAGCGCGTCCTCCGACTCGACCTTGGGGAGCGTGACGACGAACGGCGAGGGCAAGCGCCCGGCCTCGGTCACGAAGAGCTCGAGCGTGCGCAGCGCGCGACGTGCGCTCTCGCCCTCGAGCGGGCGGATGCGGATGCCGATCGACGGCGGGAGCGTGCCGGCATCGAGCCCTCGCACGAGCTCGGCCGCGGCCCGGCGCGCGTCCGCGTCCTCTTCGTCGTCGGAGTGCGGCCCGTAGCCGTCCTCGAAGTCGATGCGGAAGTCCTCGACCGGCTCGCGCTCGAGCTTCTGACGGACGCGCTCGTGCACCCGCGCCGCCGAGCGCGGATCGTTGCCGAGCGCGCGCGCGAGCTCGAGCGGGTCGCTCGCGTGCTCGTCGAGGGCGCGGAGCGCGATCGCGCCGAGCTTCGTCGAGAGCTCCGCCGTGAAGCGCGGCGCGCCCGCGTACACCACGTGGATCGGCTGACGCCGCACCGGCGTGGCCTTCGTCGGCGCGAGCGCGGCGAGCGATCGCGCGATGTCGGGATCGTCCTCGAGCATGATCAACGGATGGCGCGTCGGGCGCGGCTCGCGAAGCTGCCTTCGGGCGCGAGCGCGAGGTAGCGCTCGTACGCGGCGCGCGCCTCGGGCGCGTTCTCACCCGCGAGCGCTTCGCCGAGATGGAAGAACGCTTCGACCGGTACGCCGGCGATCGCGGTGGCCTCGCGCAGCTTGGTGCGCGCGGTGTCCATGTCGCGGCTCATCAGCGCGACGCGCCCCTCGAGCATCGTCAAGCGCGCCTGCAGGCGCGGCGGGCGGATGCGCGTGCGAAGCGACGCGCGAGCGCGCGCGAGGAGCGGCGCAGCATCGCGCTCGGCCTCGCCGCGCACGTACAGCTCGGCGCGTCCGATCAGCGCCTCGGGCAGCTCCGAGTCGGTCGCGAGCGCCTGCTCGTACGCGGCTGCCGAGGGCTCGACCTGACCCGCCGCGAGCAGTGCGTCGCCGTAGAGCGCCAGCACCGTCGGCGACGCTTGCTGTCCGCTTCCTTCCGCGGGGAGCAGCGCGCGGAGATCGCGGATCGCATCGCCGGCTCGACCGCGCGCGAGCGCGAGGCGCGCGCCGGTCAAGCGCGCCGCGGCGGTCTCGCGATCGCCCTCGCGCACGCCCTCCATCTGCACCTGCGCGTCGTCGAGGCGACCGAGCCCGATCAGCGCTTCGACGCGCCCGAGCCGACCCGCCGCCGCGAGCGAGAGCCCGCCCGCGCTGCCCGCCGCGCGCGAGAGCTCGCCGTAGAGGCGCTCCGCGGCCTCGTCCTCGCCCATGTCGAGCAGCAGCCCGCCGAGCGCGATCTTCGCGTCGACGTGCTCGGAGCGCAGCGCGATCGCGCGCTCGAGGCTGCGCTTCGCGCCCTCGCCGTCGCCCTGCATGCGTCGCGCGCGGCCGAGGAGATAGTGGCCCTCGGCGTCGTCGGGCGAGGCCTGCACGACCTGCTCGAGCGCGCGCGCCGCGGTCTCGGGATCACGCGCGCGCAGCGCGGCCTCGCCGAGCGCCAGGCTGGCCACCGGATCCCCCGGGTTGTCGCGCGCGAGCTGTCGCGCCGCCGCGAGCATCGGCGCGGGGTCGCCCGTCTGCACGCCGATGCGGATGCGCAGCGCGCGCAGCTCGACGTTCGCGTCCTCGTGCTCCTGCACGTACTGATCGAGCGCGGCGCCCGCGCCCGCGAGCGCTTCGTCGCTGCCCACGAGGATCGCGGCGCGACCCGTCATCAGCACGACGTCGGGATCGTCGGCCGGCAGCTGCGCGAGCGTCGCGATGGCGCGCTCGCCGTTGCGGCGCTCGAGGTGGATGTTCGCGAGAAGCTTCCGGAAATCGACGCTCGACGGGCTCCCGCGCACCGCGGCCGTCGCCGCGTACTCGGCCTGCACGAGGCGCCCCGCGTTCATCGCCGCGCGCGCCATCAGCGCGAGCAGGCGCGGCTCCTGCGCGCCCGCGCGGAGCGCCGCATCGACGGCCTCGGCCGCGCGCTCGTGCTCGCCCTGGCGACGCATCAGCCGCGCGCGCGTGAGCTCGGTGAGCACACGATCCGTCGGCGCGCCGTGCTCGAGCCGCGCCTCGATCGGCGCGAGCGCCGCGATCGCCTCGCCGGGATCGCGATCGTCGGCCGTGAGGAACGCGCGCCACAGCTGCGCGCGGAGGTTCTCGGCGTCGCGCGCGAGGACCTGATCGATCAGCGTGACGGCCTCCTCGGGACGGCCCTCGTCGTGGCGCGCCTCGGCGAGCGCGATCGCCGCCGCGGTCAGCTGCGCGTCGCGCTCGACGGCCTGCTGCAGGTGCTCGAGCGCCGTGTCCACGCCGAGCCGCTGCTCGAGACGCCCTGCGACGTAGAGGATGCCCGCCTGCTCCGCGCCGCCGTTCTCGAGCGCGTGCCCGATCGCGGTGCGCGCCGCCTCGCGATCGCCTTCGCCGGCCGCGATCACCGCGCGCGCCGCGTGCAGCCACTGCGCGTCGGCCTCCATGCGCTCGGCGCGCGCGATCGCCGGGCGCAGATAGCCCACCTCGAACGCGCCGTCCTCCAGCGCGAGCTGTGCCTGCACGAAGAGCAGCACCGTGGAGTTGGTCGCGTCGTTCGGGTTGAGCTCGCGCGCCTCGCGCAGGTGGCGCTCGGCGTCGACGAGGCGCTGGTGGTCGCCGATGCGCGCTTCCTCGCGCGCCTGCGCGACGAGCTCGGCGGCGCGCGCGTGGCGCTGCTCGACGTACTTCTGCCAGCCGAACCAGCCACCCGCGGCGAGCCCCGCGGTGAGCACCCACGCGGCCGCCATCCACACGCCGATGCGCGTGCCGGTGACGCCCGCTTCCTTGCGCGGCGCCCACGCGGCCACGTCGCCGGTCGGCGGCTCGAAGATGCCCTGCGACTCGAGCATCCCGAGGATCTCGTCGACGTCCTCGGGGTGGCCGGCGCGCTCACCGGTCTCGAAGTCGGGCGCCGGCCGCGGCACTGCATCGTCGTCGGGCGCGACGAGCTCGGCGTCCTCGGGCTCCGGCGCGGGCGGACGCGACGACGCGCGCGCGAGCGGCGGACGCACGCTCTCGGCGGCAGGCGGCGCGGGGGAGACGACGGGCTCGGCGAGGCGCGGCGGCGCGGCGGGCACGTCGTCGAGAGCTCGGCGCGCCGGCACGGGCGACGGACGCGCAGCGAACGGCTCGGGGGGCGGCGGCTCGGCGGATCGCAGGGCGGGCGGCGCCGACGCGCGCGGCGGCTCCGCGGGCCTCAGCGGCGGCGGCGTCGATGCGCGAGGCGGCTCGGCCGGTCGCGTCGGCGCGGGCGGCGTCGCACGCGGTGCGAGCGGCGGTGGCATCGCCGACGCAGGCCCCCGCGGCGTCGGTCGCGACGCGGCGGGCATCGGTGCGGCGGGCATCGGCGCCGCGGCCATCGGCTTCACGGCGGGCGCGGGCGTCGGCTTCGCAGCGGGCGCGGGCCGCGCGGCGGGCACGATCCCCGCGCCGAGCGGGAGCGTCGCCTTGTGCGGGCGCGTCACCGGACGATCGGGCGCGCCGAGGCCCGGCGTCGCGGCGCGCGGCTCGTCTCCGCGGGGCTCGAGCGGACGCGTCGCGGTCGCGGGCGCGCCCTTGAGGGGCTGCAGCGCCTTCACGATGTCCTGCCGATCCATCAGCGAGGTCGGCGAGTCCTCTTCTTCCGGGAGATCGTGCTCCGCGCGTCGCACCGGCGCGGGGGAGGGCGGCCGCGTGCTGTTCGCGAGCTGCGCCGAGACCTCGGCGCGCACCACCGTGCGCTCTTCGGGCAGGTCGCCGTCGGACGCGAGAGAAGGCACGCCGAGATCCGCGTCGGCCTCGCTGTCCGCGATGCGCGCGAGGCGCTCCGCGCGCTGGTGCAGCGCCTGCACCGTGCGGTCGTCCGCGTCGATCGCGCGCGCCCGCTCGAGCACCTTGATCGCGCGCTGGGGATCGCCGCGCTTCAGCAGCACCTCGCCGAGCCAGCGGAACGGCTCTTTCTGCGCCGGCGCGATGCGCGCGGCCTTGAGCAACGCCGCTTGCGCGCGCAGCAGGTCGCCCGCCGCGTAGTGCGCCCGTCCATCGAGCACGAGCAGCGAGAGGTCGTCCGGCGCACCGCGCAGCCCGGCCGCGGTCACGTCGATCGCGTCGACCGCGCGGTCGGCCTGGAGGAGATCGGCGGCGAGTCGGCTCGCGTCCTCGCTGCCCGGACGGGTGCGGAACCGCAGGAGCCGCGTGTCGAGCTCGTGCGCCGAGCTGGTGCCGGGGGGCTTCGCCACGGCGGCATCCTACCAAAAGGGGTCGCGCGCGCGCCCCTCATTCGCGCGCGCGGGGGGAGCCCGCCCGACCGACGCGGCAGGTGTGCGCGTCTATCGTTTTACGGCGATGTGCAGAATCCCGATTCGCTTTCATTGCGCGCGCGAGCGCGCTTTTGTTATCGTCCCGTGTCGATGAAGGACGCGGTGTTTTCGCGTGATCCCGACGACGTGCGCGCCGAGCCGGCGCCCGATCTCCGCCCGGTCGAGGGCCCGGAGGCCGACGAGGACCTCGCCCGACTGGCGAAGGCGCTCGGCCATCCGACGCGCGTGATGATCCTGCGCCGCGTCCGCGTGCGCGACGGCTGCACGTGCACCGAGCTCGTCGGTGAGCTCGGCCTCGCGCAGTCGACCGTCTCCGAGCACCTGCGCGTGCTGCGCGAGGCCGGCCTGGTGCACGCGAGCGAGGGCGAAGCGCCGCGCAACCCGTACCGCGCGGACGTGCATCGGCTGCGAAGGCTGAAGGCGCTGGTCGGCTCGCTCTAGCCGCTAGCGACGGCAGAGGATCACGACGGCGGACGCCTGCCGCCCGCCGCCGCCCACGGGAACGTAGTCCCGCGGGACCATCACGCGCTGGTCACCGCTCGCCTCGAGCATCGCGCGCGCGTTGTTGCCGTCGACCGCGTCGAGGTCGGCCGCGATGCACGAGTGCCAACGCTCGGCACTCTGTCCGGCTGCTGGCTGGCCCGAGAGCAGCGCGCCGATCGACACGCCTGCGATCACCAGCGCGATCCCGGTCACGACGCTCTGCACGTTCTTCATCGCCGCTCCTCAGTCCGGATCTTCGATCTTCCAGACGCCGTCCTCGCGCACGAGCTGCGCGCGGTAGCGCTCGCCCCACGGCATCACCGCGTGATCGCCGCGCTCTTCGATCGGCGCGCCTCCGTCGAGCGCCGCGCGCAGCCCCGCCGCGAGCCGCTCGATCTCCTCGCGCGACTCGCCCTCCCAGCGTGCGCGCAGCGTCTCCTCGCTCATCCCCTCGGCGTCCGCGGCGGGCACGAGCCGCAGCACCACGTCCCAGCGACGCCGCCCGATCGCGCGCACGAACGAGCGCAGCGCCTGACGCGGCGTGTGCTGCCCGTAGTAGTCGACGACGTCGCTCGCGACGCGCCATCCCGAGGGATCGCGCACGAAGCGCACCGGATCTTCGCCCTCGATCGCGACCGTCGCTTCTTGCTCGGCCGGCCCCGCCGGGCGCTCGAGCGCCTCTGCCAGCGCGCGGATCTCGTCGGGGCTCTCGCGCATCCAGCGCGCGAAGTCCTCTTCGCGCACCCGGCGTCGATAGCCCTCCGACGTCAGCGCGTACGCGCGCGACGCATCACCCTCGCGCAGCGCACGTGCGAACGACGCGAGCGCCTGCTCGGGGCTCGCCGTCGCGGCACCTCCGCCGCACGCCGCCGCGCTCGAGATCAGCGCGGCGGCGATCAGCGCACGAGCACCACGGATCATCGCTCGCCGCCCTCGCGCCCTCTGCGCCGTCGCGCCTCGGGCGCCGCGCTGTCGGTGGGATGCAGGATCGTGAACTCGACGCGCCGGTTCAGCGCGCGCCCTTCGGGCGAGTCGTTCGGCGCGACCGGGTGCTGCGAGCCGTACCCGCGGAACTCGAGCCGCTCGCGCGGCACGCCGCGCGACACGAGGTACTCGACCACCGCGCGCGCCCGACGGAACGAGAGGTCGGTGTTGTACTGCGCGACGCCCTGATCGTCGGTGTGACCTTCGATGCGCACGCGGAGCTCCGGCGAGAGCTGACCGATGACCTCCGCGACCTGATCGAGCAAGGGCGTGCTCACCGAGCGGATCGTGTCGGTGTCGAACTCGAAGTAGATGCGCTCGGAGATCAGGATGCGCGTGTCGGTGACCGTCACCGCGATGGCGTTCGGGCCGGGCTCGGGGCAGCCGTCTTCGTCCTGGAAGCGATCGGCGTCCTCGGGCTCCATCGGGCACTGATCGCTGCCGTCGGCGACGCCGTCCTCGTCGTTGTCGGGCTCGGGGCAGCCGTCGTCGTCGCGGAACGCGTCGACGTCCTCCGAGAGCATCGGGCACGCGTCGTTCGCGTCGAGCACTCCGTCCGCGTCGTTGTCGGTGTCGGGGCAGCCGTCGTCGTCGGCGAACTCGTCGACGTCCTCGGGATCGTTGCGGCACGCGTCGACGACGTCCTCGAGCCCGTCGCGATCGTTGTCGAGATCGGCGCAGAAATCTCCGTCCTCGAAGCCGTCGAAGTCCTCGGGGCCGCCCACGCAGGGATCGCGCTCGGTCGCGTAGCGGAACGTCAGCACGCCGCGCGCGATCGGCGCGCCATACCCGCCGTGGATGCCGAAGCCCGCCGCCGCTTCGAGCGTCATCCCGTCGCCGAGCGCGATGCGCGCGCCCGCGTTCGCGTCCCACGGCACCTCGTTCTCGCGCACCGTGCGACCGCCCGTGCCCACGCGCACCTGCGTGTCCACGACGATCGAGACCTCGGGCACGATCGGCACCTCGCCGCCGAGCGCGATCTGCAGCTCGTCGTCCTGCTCGAAGCCGGGCAGCGATCGACGCTGGCGGAACCGATAGCCGAGCTCGCCCGCGAGGCGCACGACGCCGAGATCCCACGCCGCGACGATCTCGGGCAGCGTCGTCCAGTAGCCCATCCCGAGATACGCGCCCGAGTCGCCGGTGGGCAGCCCGACGACGAGCCGTCCTGCGAGCGAGAACGCGCCGCGCACGATCGGCATCTTCATCGACAGGCGCAGATCCGAGAGGCCCGCGACGAGCGAGCGC includes:
- a CDS encoding tetratricopeptide repeat protein: MAKPPGTSSAHELDTRLLRFRTRPGSEDASRLAADLLQADRAVDAIDVTAAGLRGAPDDLSLLVLDGRAHYAAGDLLRAQAALLKAARIAPAQKEPFRWLGEVLLKRGDPQRAIKVLERARAIDADDRTVQALHQRAERLARIADSEADADLGVPSLASDGDLPEERTVVRAEVSAQLANSTRPPSPAPVRRAEHDLPEEEDSPTSLMDRQDIVKALQPLKGAPATATRPLEPRGDEPRAATPGLGAPDRPVTRPHKATLPLGAGIVPAARPAPAAKPTPAPAVKPMAAAPMPAAPMPAASRPTPRGPASAMPPPLAPRATPPAPTRPAEPPRASTPPPLRPAEPPRASAPPALRSAEPPPPEPFAARPSPVPARRALDDVPAAPPRLAEPVVSPAPPAAESVRPPLARASSRPPAPEPEDAELVAPDDDAVPRPAPDFETGERAGHPEDVDEILGMLESQGIFEPPTGDVAAWAPRKEAGVTGTRIGVWMAAAWVLTAGLAAGGWFGWQKYVEQRHARAAELVAQAREEARIGDHQRLVDAERHLREARELNPNDATNSTVLLFVQAQLALEDGAFEVGYLRPAIARAERMEADAQWLHAARAVIAAGEGDREAARTAIGHALENGGAEQAGILYVAGRLEQRLGVDTALEHLQQAVERDAQLTAAAIALAEARHDEGRPEEAVTLIDQVLARDAENLRAQLWRAFLTADDRDPGEAIAALAPIEARLEHGAPTDRVLTELTRARLMRRQGEHERAAEAVDAALRAGAQEPRLLALMARAAMNAGRLVQAEYAATAAVRGSPSSVDFRKLLANIHLERRNGERAIATLAQLPADDPDVVLMTGRAAILVGSDEALAGAGAALDQYVQEHEDANVELRALRIRIGVQTGDPAPMLAAARQLARDNPGDPVASLALGEAALRARDPETAARALEQVVQASPDDAEGHYLLGRARRMQGDGEGAKRSLERAIALRSEHVDAKIALGGLLLDMGEDEAAERLYGELSRAAGSAGGLSLAAAGRLGRVEALIGLGRLDDAQVQMEGVREGDRETAAARLTGARLALARGRAGDAIRDLRALLPAEGSGQQASPTVLALYGDALLAAGQVEPSAAAYEQALATDSELPEALIGRAELYVRGEAERDAAPLLARARASLRTRIRPPRLQARLTMLEGRVALMSRDMDTARTKLREATAIAGVPVEAFFHLGEALAGENAPEARAAYERYLALAPEGSFASRARRAIR
- a CDS encoding OmpA family protein codes for the protein MISSLRAASRGLGRALIAALVAAAFAGAPAVAEAQPPRGFDLQLYTPPAAVGSTFVIDRPGVPRHLNAVFGIAASYAGEPFVRVDADGSTQAVMSHLFQGELLAAIGLFEWIELGLALPVAVAEVADDPLAPQLSRSLVAGLSDLRLSMKMPIVRGAFSLAGRLVVGLPTGDSGAYLGMGYWTTLPEIVAAWDLGVVRLAGELGYRFRQRRSLPGFEQDDELQIALGGEVPIVPEVSIVVDTQVRVGTGGRTVRENEVPWDANAGARIALGDGMTLEAAAGFGIHGGYGAPIARGVLTFRYATERDPCVGGPEDFDGFEDGDFCADLDNDRDGLEDVVDACRNDPEDVDEFADDDGCPDTDNDADGVLDANDACPMLSEDVDAFRDDDGCPEPDNDEDGVADGSDQCPMEPEDADRFQDEDGCPEPGPNAIAVTVTDTRILISERIYFEFDTDTIRSVSTPLLDQVAEVIGQLSPELRVRIEGHTDDQGVAQYNTDLSFRRARAVVEYLVSRGVPRERLEFRGYGSQHPVAPNDSPEGRALNRRVEFTILHPTDSAAPEARRRRGREGGER
- a CDS encoding ArsR/SmtB family transcription factor → MKDAVFSRDPDDVRAEPAPDLRPVEGPEADEDLARLAKALGHPTRVMILRRVRVRDGCTCTELVGELGLAQSTVSEHLRVLREAGLVHASEGEAPRNPYRADVHRLRRLKALVGSL